One Brassica napus cultivar Da-Ae chromosome A1, Da-Ae, whole genome shotgun sequence genomic region harbors:
- the LOC106422453 gene encoding cyclin-A2-4-like: MNKENAVSGNVIPLHAHTASEVDVATQSLGHVVRANTKRASLDEKKANAPKKRAVLKDITKEISAKLENIKQIEKVASSSVSTVASNLQVIDIDSDNKDPLLCSLYAPEIYYNLRVAEQLQRRPFPDYMERIQRDLTHTMRGILVDWLVEVSEEYKLVPDTLYLTVYLIDWFLHGNYIERQRLQLLGVTCMFIASKYEEKFVPRIEEFCFITDNTFIKDQVLEMERQVLMHFSFQIYTPTSKTFLRRFLRAAHASDMQKPSVEIEFLANYLMELTLIDYEFLKFLPSVIAASAVFLAKWTLNQSSHPWNPTLEHYTTLKASDLKASVHALQDLQLNTKGCTLVSIRMKYKQEKFKSVGVLSSPEIPDRLF, from the exons ATGAACAAAGAGAATGCTGTTTCTGGCAACGTCATACCGCTCCATGCCCATACTGCTTCAGAAGTGGATGTTGCAACACAGAGTCTAGGACATGTCGTTAGAGCAAACACAAAGAGAGCATCCTTGGACGAGAAGAAAGCCAATGCACCTAAGAAGCGAGCTGTTCTTAAAGATATCACAAAGGAGATTTCAGCTAAG TTGGAGAACATCAAGCAGATAGAGAAGGTGGCATCTTCTTCTGTATCCACTGTGGCAAGTAATCTGCAAGTCATTGACATTGATTCAGATAACAAAGATCCTCTACTTTGTAGCCTTTATGCACCTGAAATCTACTACAATCTGCGTGTTGCCGAG CAGCTTCAACGCAGACCATTTCCTGATTATATGGAAAGGATACAAAGAGATCTGACTCATACAATGAGAGGAATACTAGTTGATTGGCTTGTCGAG GTCTCAGAGGAATACAAACTTGTACCTGACACACTCTATCTCACAGTATATCTCATAGATTGGTTTCTCCATGGAAACTACATTGAAAGACAGAGGCTTCAATTGCTCGGTGTCACTTGTATGTTCATTGCTTC AAAATACGAGGAGAAATTTGTGCCACGCATTGAGGAGTTCTGCTTCATCACTGATAACACTTTCATAAAAGATCAGGTCTTGGAGATGGAGAGACAAGTACTGATGCATTTTAGCTTTCAGATTTACACACCCACTTCAAAAACATTCCTCAG GAGATTTCTCCGGGCAGCTCATGCTTCTGATATGCAGAAACCAAGTGTCGAGATAGAGTTTCTGGCGAACTATCTCATGGAACTGACGTTAATAGACTATGAGTTCTTGAAGTTCCTTCCTTCGGTTATCGCTGCTTCAGCTGTTTTCCTTGCTAAGTGGACACTGAACCAATCAAGCCACCCTTGG AATCCAACTCTTGAGCATTACACAACGTTGAAAGCCTCAGACCTCAAAGCATCAGTTCACGCCTTGCAAGATCTACAGCTTAACACCAAAGGGTGCACCTTAGTTTCTATACGCATGAAGTATAAGCAAGAGAAG TTCAAATCAGTGGGGGTTTTGTCGTCTCCGGAGATACCTGACAGGCTATTCTGA